Proteins encoded in a region of the Armatimonadota bacterium genome:
- a CDS encoding redox-active disulfide protein 2 — protein sequence MKIEVLGSGCPRCHTLEKHAREAVKALGIEAEIEHITNLQHSIKRMQEVRAMSTPALVVDGKLVLQGKVPSVPELVQTLTSLMAAEG from the coding sequence ATGAAGATAGAGGTACTCGGCTCGGGCTGTCCTCGATGCCACACACTGGAAAAGCACGCCAGAGAGGCGGTGAAGGCGCTCGGCATCGAAGCGGAAATAGAACATATCACCAACCTGCAGCATTCCATCAAGCGCATGCAGGAGGTCCGCGCGATGAGCACCCCTGCACTGGTAGTGGACGGAAAGCTGGTGTTGCAGGGCAAAGTGCCGAGCGTGCCGGAGCTGGTGCAGACGCTCACCTCGCTGATGGCAGCAGAGGGATAG
- a CDS encoding peroxiredoxin encodes MSTELTEGVKPVGLPRLGEPAPEFEAVTTHGVIRLSDYRGRWLILFSHPADFTPVCTTEFIAFAEIYPELQKRGVDLLGLSIDSVYSHIAWIRNIREKTGVEIPFPIIADLNKEVATLYGMIMPGESKTETSRCVFVIDPNGILRAMIYYPLTTGRNMQEILRLIDALQTTDAHKVATPANWKPGDKVIVPPPTTLEMAEERVKAGYECVDWYLCKKEL; translated from the coding sequence ATGTCCACCGAATTGACCGAAGGCGTCAAGCCTGTGGGATTGCCTCGTTTAGGGGAACCTGCACCGGAGTTTGAAGCAGTTACCACGCACGGCGTGATTCGGCTCTCCGACTATCGCGGACGCTGGCTCATCCTGTTCTCGCATCCCGCCGACTTCACCCCCGTTTGTACCACTGAGTTCATCGCCTTTGCCGAAATCTATCCCGAACTGCAGAAGCGGGGAGTGGATTTGCTGGGCTTGAGTATCGACAGTGTGTACTCGCACATCGCGTGGATTCGCAACATCAGAGAAAAGACGGGCGTGGAAATCCCCTTCCCCATCATCGCCGACCTGAACAAGGAAGTGGCTACCCTCTACGGGATGATTATGCCCGGCGAGAGCAAGACCGAGACCTCGCGTTGTGTGTTCGTCATCGACCCCAACGGTATCTTGAGGGCGATGATTTACTATCCGCTGACCACCGGGCGCAATATGCAGGAGATCCTGCGCCTGATTGACGCCCTGCAGACCACGGACGCGCACAAGGTAGCAACACCTGCCAACTGGAAACCCGGCGACAAGGTGATCGTGCCGCCTCCCACCACGCTGGAGATGGCGGAAGAGCGCGTCAAGGCAGGCTATGAGTGCGTCGACTGGTATCTGTGCAAGAAGGAGCTGTAG
- the brkB gene encoding membrane protein, with translation MFTQIRHWFHIARKAYRSWREHDVPMLAAAIAFYAMLSLSPLLVVAVAVTALVLEPDVASQYVANVVGQAVNEETARFVQEVLRNTQRPASTFSATGISLLLMLFGAARLFRQLKAAVNIVWESRARMQGLRATVREHLLAVLMVLLTATALAVWLGADIVLSALSARWKPVLAVWRWLNFAAGWALLTLLFATAYRLLPDERIRWRDVWSGAIVGAFLFALCKLLVGVYLGVTGVRSAYGAASAAVVLLLWVYFSTQAFLFGAEWAKAIWEEKRGSARSA, from the coding sequence ATGTTCACACAGATACGACACTGGTTCCATATCGCCCGAAAAGCCTATCGGAGCTGGCGCGAGCATGACGTGCCAATGCTGGCGGCAGCAATCGCCTTCTACGCGATGCTGTCGCTGTCGCCGTTGCTGGTGGTGGCTGTGGCGGTGACCGCACTGGTGCTCGAACCCGATGTCGCCTCGCAGTACGTGGCGAATGTGGTCGGGCAAGCAGTCAACGAGGAGACCGCGCGTTTCGTTCAGGAAGTTCTGCGTAACACCCAGCGCCCTGCCAGCACCTTTTCCGCTACGGGAATCAGCTTGTTGCTCATGCTCTTCGGCGCGGCGAGATTGTTCCGACAGCTGAAGGCAGCGGTCAACATCGTGTGGGAGAGCCGAGCACGGATGCAGGGATTGCGGGCGACCGTGCGTGAGCATCTATTGGCGGTGCTGATGGTGCTTCTGACAGCGACGGCGCTGGCGGTGTGGTTAGGTGCAGATATAGTGCTCTCCGCCCTGTCTGCGCGGTGGAAGCCGGTGCTGGCGGTGTGGCGTTGGCTGAACTTCGCAGCAGGATGGGCGCTGCTCACCCTGCTGTTTGCAACAGCCTATCGCCTCCTGCCCGACGAGCGAATACGCTGGCGCGATGTGTGGTCCGGTGCGATAGTTGGGGCGTTCCTGTTCGCGCTGTGCAAACTGCTGGTGGGCGTCTACCTAGGCGTGACGGGGGTACGTTCGGCATACGGCGCAGCGAGCGCGGCGGTAGTGCTTTTGCTGTGGGTGTATTTCTCCACGCAGGCGTTCCTGTTCGGGGCGGAGTGGGCAAAAGCAATCTGGGAGGAGAAGCGTGGTTCTGCCCGCTCAGCATAG
- a CDS encoding ABC transporter ATP-binding protein has product MSTASEPLLRVDGLTVAFGQEPPVVREVSFEVMPGETVGVVGESGSGKTMTALSIMRLLPPGGHIVSGSILFGTMPLHRFSEAQMRQVRGGDISMVFQDPFTCLNPVMRIGEQVAEAARLHRDRAEGDPYELALQMLRAVHLPDPERIARRYPHELSGGQRQRVMIAMAFICHPRLLIADEPSTALDVTVQLQILHLMREMQQQQGTAVLLITHDIGVVAYTCDRVLVMHQGQIVESGSVYEVLEHPRHPYTQLLLEAVA; this is encoded by the coding sequence ATGAGCACGGCTTCTGAACCTTTGCTAAGGGTGGACGGACTGACGGTGGCTTTTGGACAGGAACCACCGGTGGTGCGCGAGGTAAGCTTCGAGGTGATGCCGGGTGAGACGGTGGGCGTCGTTGGGGAGAGTGGCTCGGGCAAGACCATGACCGCGCTCTCCATCATGCGCCTGTTGCCACCGGGCGGACATATCGTCAGCGGTAGCATCCTGTTCGGCACAATGCCTCTGCACCGGTTCAGTGAAGCGCAGATGCGGCAGGTGCGCGGCGGCGACATCTCGATGGTGTTTCAAGACCCCTTCACCTGCCTGAACCCTGTGATGCGCATCGGCGAACAGGTCGCGGAGGCGGCACGATTGCACCGCGACCGCGCGGAAGGCGACCCGTACGAGCTTGCCCTGCAGATGCTTCGCGCCGTGCACCTGCCCGACCCCGAGCGCATCGCCCGACGCTATCCACACGAGCTGTCCGGTGGGCAGAGACAGCGGGTGATGATTGCGATGGCGTTCATCTGTCACCCGCGCCTGTTGATTGCGGACGAGCCCAGCACCGCACTGGACGTGACGGTGCAACTGCAGATACTCCATCTCATGCGCGAGATGCAGCAACAGCAGGGTACCGCTGTGTTGCTGATTACGCACGACATCGGCGTGGTGGCGTACACCTGCGACCGCGTGCTGGTGATGCACCAGGGGCAAATCGTGGAATCGGGGAGCGTGTACGAGGTGTTAGAGCATCCCCGTCATCCCTACACGCAACTTCTGCTGGAGGCGGTGGCGTAG
- a CDS encoding ABC transporter ATP-binding protein, protein MQPLVDIRGLKVRFPLGHGEVVRAVDGVNLRLVPGEAVGLVGESGCGKSTLARALLRLIPLTDGEVWFDGKPLHQFSEGQLRPLRKQMQIVFQDPMASLNPRMRIGHILAEPLEVHGLARGKQAWQQAGQLLERVGLPSEYLHRYPHEFSGGQRQRICIARAIATQPRLLVADEPTSALDLSIRAQIHALLRDLQRELNMTILFVTHDLHAVRQVCSRVLVMYLGKIVESAPAGRLFASPAHPYTRALLDAVLEPKPSQARRPRNLPAGDVPTAVRVPVGCRFHTRCPYAQERCRVEEPALSLVGAGHEVACHYPLANG, encoded by the coding sequence GTGCAACCGCTGGTGGACATACGCGGGTTGAAGGTGCGCTTTCCGCTGGGGCACGGCGAGGTGGTGCGTGCTGTAGACGGCGTGAACCTGAGGCTGGTGCCGGGCGAGGCGGTGGGACTGGTGGGCGAGAGCGGCTGCGGCAAAAGCACACTGGCGAGGGCGTTATTGCGGCTGATTCCGCTCACCGACGGCGAGGTATGGTTTGACGGCAAGCCGCTGCATCAGTTTTCGGAAGGGCAGTTGCGTCCCCTGCGCAAGCAGATGCAGATTGTGTTTCAAGACCCGATGGCTTCACTGAACCCGCGTATGCGCATCGGACATATCCTCGCCGAGCCGTTAGAGGTGCACGGACTGGCACGAGGCAAACAGGCATGGCAGCAGGCAGGGCAGCTGCTAGAGCGGGTGGGGCTACCTTCAGAGTATCTGCATCGCTACCCGCACGAGTTTTCCGGCGGTCAGCGTCAACGCATCTGCATCGCTCGTGCCATCGCCACGCAGCCTCGCTTGCTGGTAGCGGATGAGCCCACTTCGGCGCTAGACCTGTCGATTCGTGCACAGATACACGCTCTGCTGCGCGACCTGCAACGCGAACTGAACATGACCATCCTGTTTGTCACGCATGACCTGCACGCGGTGCGACAGGTGTGTTCGCGGGTGCTGGTGATGTATCTGGGCAAGATCGTGGAAAGCGCGCCCGCAGGCAGGCTGTTTGCCTCCCCTGCCCACCCCTACACGCGCGCTTTGCTGGATGCGGTGCTGGAGCCGAAACCGTCGCAGGCTCGTCGCCCGAGAAACCTGCCTGCCGGAGATGTGCCGACTGCGGTGCGCGTGCCCGTCGGCTGCCGGTTCCATACACGCTGTCCGTACGCACAGGAGCGTTGCCGGGTGGAGGAGCCGGCGTTGAGTTTGGTAGGGGCAGGGCATGAGGTCGCTTGCCACTATCCGCTGGCAAATGGATAA